AAATATCCAATTATTATAAGTAGGAAAATAACGTGAATTTGACTTTCAGTGCAATGCGTGTTTTACTGTCAAAATTACCAAGACCATGGATTGTCGATGAGAAGAAAGATGATGGTTACACGGCTTTGCAtctggctgccctaaataatcaTGTAGAAGTGGCTGAACTTTTGGTACATCAGGTAGGGAGAGAGCAGTTTTTGACAATTTTGGAACATTCCTGTAAGTTATTTTATTGCTTTAGCAATTGCCTATTAAGGGACATTAAAACCTATTGTGATGAGATATAATATACATTCTGTTTTCTAACCTTGCTTGTTCATTATTATTTGTTTCAAGACTGGATCTCGCTATGTATCCAAGGCTAAACTTGAATCCATAATTACTGCTGCCTCAGCTCCCTGAGAGCTGAGATTTCATAGGCATGTACTACTCTCTCTGCTAAGCTACAAAGAGTTGTGTTGGAGCTCTTCACTGTGCTTTGTCCTTAAATAGAATTACCCTAGTAGAAATAGATTTTGtaaatttctatttctcctgTATCAGTACTGTTCCTGTATGAGAATACTAAGcttctgagctgggcactggtggctcatgcctgtaattctaactactcaggaggctgagatctgaggtttgcgatttgaagccagctggggcaggaaattccatgggctcttagctccaataaagtactcaaaaagccagagttgcgctgtggctcaagtgctagagctcttgccttgagcaaaagaagctcagggacagcacccaggcccagagttcaagccccaagaatgaccaaaaaaaaaaagaataagcctcTAAGGAGAGAAAGTGGCCAACAGTGTCCcatgttatttatttcttatgaATACTTAAGAATTTTTGTGTTCTCCATTGTCAAAATTTAacaacttaaaatttatttttcttcagggtAATGCAAACTTGGATATCCAGAATGTGAACCAACAAACTGCCCTGCACCTTGCTGTTGAGCGGCAGCATACCCAGATTGTTAGGGTAAAGTATTAACATAAATTTTAGTCCACATTAGCAAAAGTCTTAAAACTTTGAGttgcagtttttttgttattactaggTATGAATTCTCAAAGTATTAAATGGGAAAAACTAAAAGAGTCAATTTTAGAAAGTATATTCCTTTTGTTATCTGTAATAGAGAATACAATACAGATTAAAAAACTTTGGACACTTGTTGCTGCAAACatatttttttgaattttaaaaatgaatctatTAAAGAATGTTTTCAGGAAGACAACCACTTTTGATTTGCTATTAAAAAAAGGTTTCTTTATGCTGTATAATAAAGGTAATGTACGAGAATACAGAGCTGTAAGCTTCTTTCTGCTGGTATTCTCCAATAGTATAGCACAGTGCAGTCATTTTTGCAATGCTAGAATAAATTACAAAAGTCTCTTCTATGCTTCTCTTCAAAAAGCGGTAACAACCGGAGATGGCATAAAAAAGCCTTTTTCTTCCTATTCTGTAGTATTAGAACCAGTATTTTTACCATCACAGGCTACAATTTTCACTTTATCCACTTTAATAAGCTCTGTCACCTCTCTGAATTCAACATCATTCAATACAAAAGTCCACACATTATTGCAGAATCTGTATGTATTTAGAGAACCCTTGAAATGGACTCTGTTCCTGACCCTCTGAGCCAATGCTGAATTTATAGCTTTATCAAACTGAAGTAGAACTTGAAGGGCAAGTTGGGGGGTGATCTGTTGAGATTGTATGAACTCACCTAGGCTCTCTTGAAGACTGTTTCCCAGCATGGTATTTCTGTATAACTGATATGCCATGGCTTAGGAGGAAAAAACTATTTTCTTCAGGCTTGCATTGATGTCCGCTCCCTAAGGGGAAAGGCGCTTCCTGCTGCTGATTGCTTAGGAATGGCGTGGCTAGGAGCCGGGCGGAGGCACCCCCTGTGCCGATCCccaaacatatatatttttacctTACTAATCCAGTGATTCCATACAAAATAGCTGGAAGACTAttggtttaaatatttttgtagagCAGCAATTGATAAAGCTTTtaggctgaagcagcaccatgAATATTACTGGGAACTTGGTAGAAAAGCTGATCCTTATACCTCACTTCAGACCCACAAAATCAGAACCTTTAAAGATATAGAAAATTACTGGCTCAGCAAGCTACTCAAGCAATTCTCATGTTTGTTCAAACTAGAGAAATAATTGCTTTAGGTGACATCTTATGTAGTCATTTTTGGAACAAAGATGAAATAAACCGTAGTGGGACAAGTAAGAACATATGCTTGAGGCAGGTTCTATAGAACAAATAAAATGCTTAAGCCACCATAAACAAAATCTTAATCATGCTTGCCTTTATTGTTTTAAGTGATTGAAATGTATCATTTACACGTTTTATCCATTGTCCATATTTATTATTCCATTGTCCATATTTATTATTTGAGGTCCTCTTGGCaaaaattattaattttctttccttctcatatATTTGGAGATAGTTggctaaaaagaatgaaattaataACTTTCACTTGTTGGCTTAACTAATAGTGAATTTTAAACATTACAAGTTGTTCATGGTAGGGAAACGTAAAACGATTCAGTATCTAAAATTTAAAAGTTCCACATTTTTCTCCATGATCTTAGAGTAAATGAATTAGTATTGACTCTCATTTCTTGCTGTTTTCTCTAATACAGATCTCATCTACTATTCTACACAGGGGTGTAGAATAATAGAAAGCAAAGATGTCAAAATTATTAACTTTTATGGTAACTTCATAGTAGATCCAAGATGCTCCCACTGTTACTTCAGGTGTGTTGTAGTTTCTTATGCGTGTGGACACTTTACCGCAATGAGGCATGCCTTCTTCTTTTAGCTTTTGGTCCGTGCAGGTGCCAAGCTAGACATTCAGGATAAGGATGGAGATACTCccttgcatgaagctctgaggcATCATACTTTGTCTCAACTCCGTCAGCTGCAAGATATGCAAGATGTGGGGAAGGTAGATGCTGCCTGGGAACCATCAAAAAACACAGTGAGTAAAGATAATCTCTCATCATTACTAATGGAAGTATCTTTTAATGCAAGATGTTATATATGTTGTTTATGTAATCCATGTTGGATAAACTAATTAACTAGTTCTTTGGGGCTATATACTTTGGCTTTTAGTCTGTGAGTGAAATTCTAGTTAGTCCTTGTTGCTCTATAGTCTTACCAAAAGTTACTTCGTTTCTTCTTGACTCAGCTGTTTACATCAATGTGGAGTGATGTTTTGTGTTTTCCAAATGACTACTTATATTGATCATCTTCTCATTTGCATATCATAAATATCTATTCAAATCTTTTTCATGATTCTGTTTAGCTTCTTCTGATTTTATGCTTTGAACTGTTAGAGGTTGAGTCTGTTTTCTTATCattgttttaagagttctttttttttggccagtcctgggccttggactcagggcctgagcactgtccctggcttctttttgctcaaggctagcactctgccacctgagccacagcgccccttctggttgttttccatatatgtggtgctggggaattgaactgagagcttcatgtgtaggaggcaagcgctcttgccactaggccatattcccagcccaagagttctTTATATAATCTGAATAAAAATTTATATGAGATATGAGGTattcacatattttctctcagtcCATGGCTTATTTTTTCCTTACTACTCAAGTGACAGTTTATGTAACCTTTTTGGAAAATTCCAAGTCACTTGAGGAAGGGTTATTATAATTGACAAAAATGTTATGCTATTTTTTTTGTATCAAAATGATAgcttagggctgagaatatggcctagtggcgagagtgcttgccttgtatacatgaagccctgggtttgattcctcagcaccacatatatagaaaaaagccagaagtggcactgtcgctcaagaggtagagtgctagccttgagcaaaaagaagccagggacagttctcaggccctgagtccatgccccaggactggcaacaaaaaaaaaccaaataaacaaaatgatagCTTAGTAGACTAGTGGGAGACTTATAGACTTAGGAAACTAATGAGAGAAGGTGTGCTTATggggaaaataaataagattgaATACTGTCAAAATAGACTATTTGCCGAACCCAAAACAAAGAAACTTTGATTATTTGaaactatgaaaacagaacaaaggaACTTGTTTGGAATGTCATTTCTTAGAGGGAAGAGTACAGGAAGAATGTGATAAAGGGGGTAAAATTGATGGGAATACAGTATAAATATTTGGAAATGTAACAAACCTTCACCTCCCATATAACTGGTGTAAACCAATAAAAAAGGATAGTTTAGTCCACAGTGCTCAAAAGTGCTTTTcaaaaattatgtatatagcTACATGTACTGTTTTCAGGCCCAAGTGCAAATGCATCATCTGAGTAGAGTAGATGACTGCTGCTCATGAAGCCATGGTTACTTTGTTTTTGAATAGAAGGTATTCTTTTTTCACCTTCTCCACAAATGTGGACTCTATTATTAGAAAACTCCAGGAGATGGCACTTCATTTGACCCACAGCATCCTTAGCATGCTTATCTGGATCGAAATGGTTCTGGAAGTCCAAAGTCAAGGGCTACCTCTGGTGATGTTTTTGTAGGCAGAGTTCTGGAATAGCATGGCAAGAGATGAAAAATGCTTATGTGTctcgtcttttctttctttctttcctttttttcttttaactagtttttttt
This Perognathus longimembris pacificus isolate PPM17 chromosome 15, ASM2315922v1, whole genome shotgun sequence DNA region includes the following protein-coding sequences:
- the LOC125364197 gene encoding transcription initiation factor IIA subunit 2-like, translated to MAYQLYRNTMLGNSLQESLGEFIQSQQITPQLALQVLLQFDKAINSALAQRVRNRVHFKGSLNTYRFCNNVWTFVLNDVEFREVTELIKVDKVKIVACDGKNTGSNTTE